GGCCAGCGCCGGCAGCGCGGGCGCCAGCAGGGCAGCGGCGACGCTGACCACCAGGGCGGCGCGCTGCATGTTGCGGAACACGGTTGTCATGACAGTCTCCTTCGCCTCGGACGGGCGTTGTGATGGGTACGTCTACGGTTAGTGCGGGAATGGCCAGAGGCGCAGCTTTTCCTTGGCGATCTGCCAGAGCCGGGCCAGGCCATGTGGCTCGACGATCAGGAAGAAGATGATCAGCCCGCCGAACACCATGAGCTGGATGTGCGAGACGGTGGCGTTCGTGAACGGCAGGTGCAGCAGCGCGGCCAGCGCCGGCAGCACGTTGTCCAGGAAGATCGGCAGCAGCAGGATGAACGCCGCGCCCAGGAACGACCCCAGGATGCTGCCCACGCCGCCGATGATGATCATGAACAGGATGCGGAACGACAGGTCCAGCGAGAAGCCGTCCGGCTCCACCGATCCCAGGTAGCAGAACGCGTATAGCGCGCCGGCCACGCCGCAGTAGAAGGAACTGACCGCGAAGGCCAGCAGCTTGGTGCGCATCAGCGGGATGCCGATGACCTCGGCGGCCACGTCCATGTCGCGCACGGCCATCCAGGCGCGGCCCGTGGCCGAGCGCACGAGGTTCTTGGCCACCATTGCCAGCACCGTGACGATGGCCAGCACGAACAGGTACTTGCGGACCGGCGTGTCGATCGGCAGCCCGAACAGGTCCAGCCGCT
This sequence is a window from Cupriavidus pauculus. Protein-coding genes within it:
- a CDS encoding branched-chain amino acid ABC transporter permease, with protein sequence MLYRESGQFKTSYVADSQVFPIRQDRIFFGLLMAVAFVVIPFTGSEYWFSAILTPFLIFSLAALGLNILTGYAGQLSLGTAAFMAVGAYAAYNFQLRIEGIPVLLTFILAGLSAALVGVAFGLPSLRIKGFYLAVATLAAQFFVVWALTKFPWLSNNSSSGVITAQRLDLFGLPIDTPVRKYLFVLAIVTVLAMVAKNLVRSATGRAWMAVRDMDVAAEVIGIPLMRTKLLAFAVSSFYCGVAGALYAFCYLGSVEPDGFSLDLSFRILFMIIIGGVGSILGSFLGAAFILLLPIFLDNVLPALAALLHLPFTNATVSHIQLMVFGGLIIFFLIVEPHGLARLWQIAKEKLRLWPFPH